The Stomoxys calcitrans chromosome 3, idStoCalc2.1, whole genome shotgun sequence genome includes a region encoding these proteins:
- the LOC106082456 gene encoding uncharacterized protein LOC106082456 isoform X4: MSAKMNNFSSAATTTETLPKSGHVNEVCKEWLVREDGALAYKLQSQEITDFYKGNRTRNAVVREDFPTALQEQLKEKETAEKQAEAYRRRLKEQEEYDKRVAKEITDKLERDLQEQRLRELESEKLAQDMQKLSPEKYDCLVGNATPNQTPPTGVKERHLQEHADDIELYVDPCDYKEIGLPMAEIKEMNAKLKQEQKDELLARRLQELEVQDGMTLEERDRMLAIEAQDKELAKMLQERMDFTTWDILRPGVVTIRHGCNFSRAFACLRIEAFKGILPRMTTTKRIWEKAKAKRAKEKARQRKSQQAKEPTTMPHSQPLPSANGHLPLMAHENGMLTSNSSSSRHSQLSAIEGQQYHADHEDPLDLDAYSNPIDVLKHSQQRTQNGCLTNGSLQRDLVSQQARHASLAREDDIYTLPVDSCRPGHSVANNSNANLRPASMNVCAENGLTVGSAGVGAYSQNSMTRSENFSIHSHDSMNSRHSSNSKTQAFDQNSSPTPPYMPIQGTRRSNSSEDRKKKSKDNKCTHQ, translated from the exons TTTGCAAGGAGTGGTTGGTGCGAGAAGATGGTGCTTTAGCCTATAAATTACAATCACAGGAGA TCACAGACTTTTACAAAGGCAATCGCACCCGCAATGCTGTAGTAAGAGAGGATTTCCCCACAGCATTGCAAGAGCAGCTGAAAGAGAAAGAAACAGCAGAAAAACAAGCCGAAGCCTATAGGCGTAGGCTAAAGGAGCA GGAGGAATATGATAAACGAGTGGCCAAAGAAATAACCGACAAATTGGAAAGAGATTTGCAGGAACAAAGATTAAGAGAGCTCGAAAGTGAAAAATTGGCTCAAGACATGCAG AAACTCTCGCCAGAGAAATATGACTGTCTGGTGGGAAATGCCACCCCCAATCAAACACCACCCACAGGGGTTAAGGAGCGTCATTTGCAAGAGCACGCCGATGACATAGAACTGTATGTGGATCCATGCGATTATAAGGAAATCGGTTTGCCCATGGCCGAAATCAAAGAAATGAATGCCAAATTAAAGCAGGAGCAAAAGGATGAG CTTTTGGCTCGCCGCTTGCAGGAGTTGGAGGTACAGGATGGCATGACCCTGGAGGAACGAGATCGTATGCTGGCCATCGAAGCTCAAGACAAAGAACTTGCTAAAATGCTCCAAGAAAGG ATGGATTTTACTACTTGGGATATATTAAGACCTGGCGTTGTAACCATACGCCATGGATGTAATTTTTCGCGTGCCTTTGCATGTTTACGAATTGAAGCTTTCAAGGGAATATTACCACgtatgacaacaacaaaaagaatatGG GAAAAAGCCAAAGCTAAACGTGCCAAAGAAAAAGCTAGACAACGTAAAAGCCAACAAGCCAAGGAACCAACCACAATGCCACACAGTCAACCTTTACCATCCGCTAATGGTCATTTGCCCCTTATGGCCCATGAGAATGGTATGCTCACTTCAAACAGCTCCTCGTCGCGACACAGCCAACTGTCAGCCATTGAGGGCCAACAATATCATGCAGACCATGAAGATCCCTTGGATTTGGATGCCTACTCTAATCCCATAGACGTTCTTAAACACAGCCAACAACGCACACAAAATGGATGCCTAACAAATGGCAGCCTGCAAAGAGATTTAGTCAGTCAACAGGCTAGACATGCTAGTCTAGCCAGAGAGGATGATATCTACACACTACCCGTCGATAGTTGCCGTCCTGGTCACAGCGTTGCCAACAATAGTAACGCGAATTTGAGGCCAGCTTCCATGAATGTGTGTGCGGAAAATGGATTGACAGTGGGTAGTGCGGGTGTTGGGGCATATTCACAAAATTCCATGACCAG ATCGGAAAACTTTTCCATACACTCTCATGACTCCATGAATTCTCGTCATAGCTCCAATTCCAAAACTCAAGCCTttg ATCAAAACTCTAGCCCCACACCTCCTTACATGCCAATTCAGGGTACACGAAGATCAAATTCAAGTGAAGATCGTAAAAAGAAATCCAAGGACAATAAATGTACCCATCAGTAA
- the LOC106082456 gene encoding uncharacterized protein LOC106082456 isoform X2, with amino-acid sequence MSAKMNNFSSAATTTETLPKSGHVNEVCKEWLVREDGALAYKLQSQEITDFYKGNRTRNAVVREDFPTALQEQLKEKETAEKQAEAYRRRLKEQEEYDKRVAKEITDKLERDLQEQRLRELESEKLAQDMQAIYVNLPPALPPPSARDKNKVPPPRPAKSSTLLQSNQQPISPPNGYRNPNSPQFPIQLQQHHFSNADGGYVGLSLHATTAQLQQHHRSPTNSHNHNLNHNNLVKLSPEKYDCLVGNATPNQTPPTGVKERHLQEHADDIELYVDPCDYKEIGLPMAEIKEMNAKLKQEQKDELLARRLQELEVQDGMTLEERDRMLAIEAQDKELAKMLQEREKAKAKRAKEKARQRKSQQAKEPTTMPHSQPLPSANGHLPLMAHENGMLTSNSSSSRHSQLSAIEGQQYHADHEDPLDLDAYSNPIDVLKHSQQRTQNGCLTNGSLQRDLVSQQARHASLAREDDIYTLPVDSCRPGHSVANNSNANLRPASMNVCAENGLTVGSAGVGAYSQNSMTRSENFSIHSHDSMNSRHSSNSKTQAFDQNSSPTPPYMPIQGTRRSNSSEDRKKKSKDNKCTHQ; translated from the exons TTTGCAAGGAGTGGTTGGTGCGAGAAGATGGTGCTTTAGCCTATAAATTACAATCACAGGAGA TCACAGACTTTTACAAAGGCAATCGCACCCGCAATGCTGTAGTAAGAGAGGATTTCCCCACAGCATTGCAAGAGCAGCTGAAAGAGAAAGAAACAGCAGAAAAACAAGCCGAAGCCTATAGGCGTAGGCTAAAGGAGCA GGAGGAATATGATAAACGAGTGGCCAAAGAAATAACCGACAAATTGGAAAGAGATTTGCAGGAACAAAGATTAAGAGAGCTCGAAAGTGAAAAATTGGCTCAAGACATGCAG GCTATTTATGTGAATCTACCACCGGCGTTGCCGCCACCATCGGCACGCGATAAAAATAAGGTACCACCACCTAGGCCAGCCAAAAGTTCCACATTGTTACAAAGCAATCAACAACCCATATCACCACCAAATGGCTATCGTAATCCCAACAGTCCACAGTTTCCCATACAATTGCAACAGCATCACTTTTCCAATGCGGATGGTGGTTATGTTGGTCTATCATTACATGCAACAACGGCTCAGCTGCAGCAACATCATAGATCGCCAACAAACAGCCACAATCATAACCTCAACCACAATAATCTAGTG AAACTCTCGCCAGAGAAATATGACTGTCTGGTGGGAAATGCCACCCCCAATCAAACACCACCCACAGGGGTTAAGGAGCGTCATTTGCAAGAGCACGCCGATGACATAGAACTGTATGTGGATCCATGCGATTATAAGGAAATCGGTTTGCCCATGGCCGAAATCAAAGAAATGAATGCCAAATTAAAGCAGGAGCAAAAGGATGAG CTTTTGGCTCGCCGCTTGCAGGAGTTGGAGGTACAGGATGGCATGACCCTGGAGGAACGAGATCGTATGCTGGCCATCGAAGCTCAAGACAAAGAACTTGCTAAAATGCTCCAAGAAAGG GAAAAAGCCAAAGCTAAACGTGCCAAAGAAAAAGCTAGACAACGTAAAAGCCAACAAGCCAAGGAACCAACCACAATGCCACACAGTCAACCTTTACCATCCGCTAATGGTCATTTGCCCCTTATGGCCCATGAGAATGGTATGCTCACTTCAAACAGCTCCTCGTCGCGACACAGCCAACTGTCAGCCATTGAGGGCCAACAATATCATGCAGACCATGAAGATCCCTTGGATTTGGATGCCTACTCTAATCCCATAGACGTTCTTAAACACAGCCAACAACGCACACAAAATGGATGCCTAACAAATGGCAGCCTGCAAAGAGATTTAGTCAGTCAACAGGCTAGACATGCTAGTCTAGCCAGAGAGGATGATATCTACACACTACCCGTCGATAGTTGCCGTCCTGGTCACAGCGTTGCCAACAATAGTAACGCGAATTTGAGGCCAGCTTCCATGAATGTGTGTGCGGAAAATGGATTGACAGTGGGTAGTGCGGGTGTTGGGGCATATTCACAAAATTCCATGACCAG ATCGGAAAACTTTTCCATACACTCTCATGACTCCATGAATTCTCGTCATAGCTCCAATTCCAAAACTCAAGCCTttg ATCAAAACTCTAGCCCCACACCTCCTTACATGCCAATTCAGGGTACACGAAGATCAAATTCAAGTGAAGATCGTAAAAAGAAATCCAAGGACAATAAATGTACCCATCAGTAA
- the LOC106082456 gene encoding uncharacterized protein LOC106082456 isoform X1, with protein MSAKMNNFSSAATTTETLPKSGHVNEVCKEWLVREDGALAYKLQSQEITDFYKGNRTRNAVVREDFPTALQEQLKEKETAEKQAEAYRRRLKEQEEYDKRVAKEITDKLERDLQEQRLRELESEKLAQDMQAIYVNLPPALPPPSARDKNKVPPPRPAKSSTLLQSNQQPISPPNGYRNPNSPQFPIQLQQHHFSNADGGYVGLSLHATTAQLQQHHRSPTNSHNHNLNHNNLVKLSPEKYDCLVGNATPNQTPPTGVKERHLQEHADDIELYVDPCDYKEIGLPMAEIKEMNAKLKQEQKDELLARRLQELEVQDGMTLEERDRMLAIEAQDKELAKMLQERMDFTTWDILRPGVVTIRHGCNFSRAFACLRIEAFKGILPRMTTTKRIWEKAKAKRAKEKARQRKSQQAKEPTTMPHSQPLPSANGHLPLMAHENGMLTSNSSSSRHSQLSAIEGQQYHADHEDPLDLDAYSNPIDVLKHSQQRTQNGCLTNGSLQRDLVSQQARHASLAREDDIYTLPVDSCRPGHSVANNSNANLRPASMNVCAENGLTVGSAGVGAYSQNSMTRSENFSIHSHDSMNSRHSSNSKTQAFDQNSSPTPPYMPIQGTRRSNSSEDRKKKSKDNKCTHQ; from the exons TTTGCAAGGAGTGGTTGGTGCGAGAAGATGGTGCTTTAGCCTATAAATTACAATCACAGGAGA TCACAGACTTTTACAAAGGCAATCGCACCCGCAATGCTGTAGTAAGAGAGGATTTCCCCACAGCATTGCAAGAGCAGCTGAAAGAGAAAGAAACAGCAGAAAAACAAGCCGAAGCCTATAGGCGTAGGCTAAAGGAGCA GGAGGAATATGATAAACGAGTGGCCAAAGAAATAACCGACAAATTGGAAAGAGATTTGCAGGAACAAAGATTAAGAGAGCTCGAAAGTGAAAAATTGGCTCAAGACATGCAG GCTATTTATGTGAATCTACCACCGGCGTTGCCGCCACCATCGGCACGCGATAAAAATAAGGTACCACCACCTAGGCCAGCCAAAAGTTCCACATTGTTACAAAGCAATCAACAACCCATATCACCACCAAATGGCTATCGTAATCCCAACAGTCCACAGTTTCCCATACAATTGCAACAGCATCACTTTTCCAATGCGGATGGTGGTTATGTTGGTCTATCATTACATGCAACAACGGCTCAGCTGCAGCAACATCATAGATCGCCAACAAACAGCCACAATCATAACCTCAACCACAATAATCTAGTG AAACTCTCGCCAGAGAAATATGACTGTCTGGTGGGAAATGCCACCCCCAATCAAACACCACCCACAGGGGTTAAGGAGCGTCATTTGCAAGAGCACGCCGATGACATAGAACTGTATGTGGATCCATGCGATTATAAGGAAATCGGTTTGCCCATGGCCGAAATCAAAGAAATGAATGCCAAATTAAAGCAGGAGCAAAAGGATGAG CTTTTGGCTCGCCGCTTGCAGGAGTTGGAGGTACAGGATGGCATGACCCTGGAGGAACGAGATCGTATGCTGGCCATCGAAGCTCAAGACAAAGAACTTGCTAAAATGCTCCAAGAAAGG ATGGATTTTACTACTTGGGATATATTAAGACCTGGCGTTGTAACCATACGCCATGGATGTAATTTTTCGCGTGCCTTTGCATGTTTACGAATTGAAGCTTTCAAGGGAATATTACCACgtatgacaacaacaaaaagaatatGG GAAAAAGCCAAAGCTAAACGTGCCAAAGAAAAAGCTAGACAACGTAAAAGCCAACAAGCCAAGGAACCAACCACAATGCCACACAGTCAACCTTTACCATCCGCTAATGGTCATTTGCCCCTTATGGCCCATGAGAATGGTATGCTCACTTCAAACAGCTCCTCGTCGCGACACAGCCAACTGTCAGCCATTGAGGGCCAACAATATCATGCAGACCATGAAGATCCCTTGGATTTGGATGCCTACTCTAATCCCATAGACGTTCTTAAACACAGCCAACAACGCACACAAAATGGATGCCTAACAAATGGCAGCCTGCAAAGAGATTTAGTCAGTCAACAGGCTAGACATGCTAGTCTAGCCAGAGAGGATGATATCTACACACTACCCGTCGATAGTTGCCGTCCTGGTCACAGCGTTGCCAACAATAGTAACGCGAATTTGAGGCCAGCTTCCATGAATGTGTGTGCGGAAAATGGATTGACAGTGGGTAGTGCGGGTGTTGGGGCATATTCACAAAATTCCATGACCAG ATCGGAAAACTTTTCCATACACTCTCATGACTCCATGAATTCTCGTCATAGCTCCAATTCCAAAACTCAAGCCTttg ATCAAAACTCTAGCCCCACACCTCCTTACATGCCAATTCAGGGTACACGAAGATCAAATTCAAGTGAAGATCGTAAAAAGAAATCCAAGGACAATAAATGTACCCATCAGTAA
- the LOC106082456 gene encoding uncharacterized protein LOC106082456 isoform X3 — MSAKMNNFSSAATTTETLPKSGHVNEVCKEWLVREDGALAYKLQSQEITDFYKGNRTRNAVVREDFPTALQEQLKEKETAEKQAEAYRRRLKEQEEYDKRVAKEITDKLERDLQEQRLRELESEKLAQDMQAIYVNLPPALPPPSARDKNKKLSPEKYDCLVGNATPNQTPPTGVKERHLQEHADDIELYVDPCDYKEIGLPMAEIKEMNAKLKQEQKDELLARRLQELEVQDGMTLEERDRMLAIEAQDKELAKMLQERMDFTTWDILRPGVVTIRHGCNFSRAFACLRIEAFKGILPRMTTTKRIWEKAKAKRAKEKARQRKSQQAKEPTTMPHSQPLPSANGHLPLMAHENGMLTSNSSSSRHSQLSAIEGQQYHADHEDPLDLDAYSNPIDVLKHSQQRTQNGCLTNGSLQRDLVSQQARHASLAREDDIYTLPVDSCRPGHSVANNSNANLRPASMNVCAENGLTVGSAGVGAYSQNSMTRSENFSIHSHDSMNSRHSSNSKTQAFDQNSSPTPPYMPIQGTRRSNSSEDRKKKSKDNKCTHQ; from the exons TTTGCAAGGAGTGGTTGGTGCGAGAAGATGGTGCTTTAGCCTATAAATTACAATCACAGGAGA TCACAGACTTTTACAAAGGCAATCGCACCCGCAATGCTGTAGTAAGAGAGGATTTCCCCACAGCATTGCAAGAGCAGCTGAAAGAGAAAGAAACAGCAGAAAAACAAGCCGAAGCCTATAGGCGTAGGCTAAAGGAGCA GGAGGAATATGATAAACGAGTGGCCAAAGAAATAACCGACAAATTGGAAAGAGATTTGCAGGAACAAAGATTAAGAGAGCTCGAAAGTGAAAAATTGGCTCAAGACATGCAG GCTATTTATGTGAATCTACCACCGGCGTTGCCGCCACCATCGGCACGCGATAAAAATAAG AAACTCTCGCCAGAGAAATATGACTGTCTGGTGGGAAATGCCACCCCCAATCAAACACCACCCACAGGGGTTAAGGAGCGTCATTTGCAAGAGCACGCCGATGACATAGAACTGTATGTGGATCCATGCGATTATAAGGAAATCGGTTTGCCCATGGCCGAAATCAAAGAAATGAATGCCAAATTAAAGCAGGAGCAAAAGGATGAG CTTTTGGCTCGCCGCTTGCAGGAGTTGGAGGTACAGGATGGCATGACCCTGGAGGAACGAGATCGTATGCTGGCCATCGAAGCTCAAGACAAAGAACTTGCTAAAATGCTCCAAGAAAGG ATGGATTTTACTACTTGGGATATATTAAGACCTGGCGTTGTAACCATACGCCATGGATGTAATTTTTCGCGTGCCTTTGCATGTTTACGAATTGAAGCTTTCAAGGGAATATTACCACgtatgacaacaacaaaaagaatatGG GAAAAAGCCAAAGCTAAACGTGCCAAAGAAAAAGCTAGACAACGTAAAAGCCAACAAGCCAAGGAACCAACCACAATGCCACACAGTCAACCTTTACCATCCGCTAATGGTCATTTGCCCCTTATGGCCCATGAGAATGGTATGCTCACTTCAAACAGCTCCTCGTCGCGACACAGCCAACTGTCAGCCATTGAGGGCCAACAATATCATGCAGACCATGAAGATCCCTTGGATTTGGATGCCTACTCTAATCCCATAGACGTTCTTAAACACAGCCAACAACGCACACAAAATGGATGCCTAACAAATGGCAGCCTGCAAAGAGATTTAGTCAGTCAACAGGCTAGACATGCTAGTCTAGCCAGAGAGGATGATATCTACACACTACCCGTCGATAGTTGCCGTCCTGGTCACAGCGTTGCCAACAATAGTAACGCGAATTTGAGGCCAGCTTCCATGAATGTGTGTGCGGAAAATGGATTGACAGTGGGTAGTGCGGGTGTTGGGGCATATTCACAAAATTCCATGACCAG ATCGGAAAACTTTTCCATACACTCTCATGACTCCATGAATTCTCGTCATAGCTCCAATTCCAAAACTCAAGCCTttg ATCAAAACTCTAGCCCCACACCTCCTTACATGCCAATTCAGGGTACACGAAGATCAAATTCAAGTGAAGATCGTAAAAAGAAATCCAAGGACAATAAATGTACCCATCAGTAA